From Streptosporangium album, the proteins below share one genomic window:
- a CDS encoding lipid-transfer protein, with protein MVPFSGSTAVAGIGATEFSKQSGRSELRLAAEAVSAALDDAGLSPSDVDGLVTYTQDTNEEIAVAREVGIGDLTFFSRVHYGGGAACGTVLHAAMAVATGAAETVVCYRAFNERSGRRFGQPDARVGGEPSSLGLEMSWHVPYGLMTPAGWVAMFARRYMHTYGATSEDFGRVAVAMRRHAASNPAAWFHGRPITLEEHQASKWIVEPLHLLDCCQESDGAVALVVTSAERARDLRRSPALITAAAQGAGAGQMMMTSYYRDDLTGLPEMGVVGRRLWEQSGLGPADIQTAILYDHFTPFVLTQLEELGFCGRGEARDLVAGGGIEIDGRLPVNPHGGQLGEAYIHGMNGIAEAVRQIRGTSVNQVPAVRNVLVTAGTGVPTSGLVLSAE; from the coding sequence GTGGTCCCCTTTTCGGGGAGCACGGCCGTCGCCGGCATCGGCGCGACCGAGTTCTCCAAGCAGTCAGGACGGTCCGAGCTCCGGCTCGCGGCCGAGGCGGTGTCCGCGGCACTGGACGACGCGGGCCTGAGCCCCTCGGACGTGGACGGGCTGGTGACCTACACCCAGGACACCAACGAGGAGATCGCCGTGGCCCGCGAGGTGGGCATCGGCGACCTGACGTTCTTCTCCCGGGTGCACTACGGCGGTGGCGCGGCGTGCGGCACCGTGCTGCACGCCGCGATGGCGGTCGCCACCGGGGCGGCCGAGACCGTGGTCTGCTACCGCGCGTTCAACGAGCGTTCGGGGCGCAGGTTCGGCCAGCCCGACGCCCGGGTCGGCGGGGAGCCGTCCTCCCTGGGCCTGGAGATGAGCTGGCATGTGCCGTACGGGCTGATGACCCCGGCGGGCTGGGTCGCCATGTTCGCCCGGCGCTACATGCACACCTACGGCGCGACGTCCGAGGACTTCGGCAGGGTGGCCGTGGCCATGCGCCGGCACGCGGCCTCCAACCCCGCCGCGTGGTTCCACGGCCGTCCGATCACGCTGGAGGAGCACCAGGCGTCCAAATGGATCGTGGAGCCGCTGCATCTGCTCGACTGCTGCCAGGAGAGCGACGGCGCGGTGGCGCTGGTGGTCACCTCGGCGGAGCGGGCCAGGGACCTGCGCAGGTCACCGGCCCTGATCACCGCCGCGGCCCAGGGTGCGGGCGCCGGTCAGATGATGATGACCAGCTACTACCGCGACGACCTGACCGGCCTGCCGGAGATGGGGGTGGTCGGCCGCCGGCTCTGGGAGCAGTCCGGCCTGGGGCCCGCCGACATCCAGACCGCCATCCTGTACGACCACTTCACCCCGTTCGTGCTCACCCAGCTGGAGGAGCTCGGCTTCTGCGGCCGGGGCGAGGCGCGCGACCTGGTGGCCGGCGGCGGCATCGAGATCGACGGCCGGCTGCCGGTCAACCCGCACGGCGGCCAGCTCGGCGAGGCCTACATCCACGGCATGAACGGCATCGCCGAGGCCGTCAGGCAGATCCGGGGCACCTCGGTGAACCAGGTCCCCGCCGTCCGCAACGTCCTGGTCACCGCCGGCACCGGCGTGCCGACCAGCGGCCTGGTCCTGTCGGCGGAGTGA
- a CDS encoding RNA polymerase sigma factor, with translation MGDDRRILFERVYLDTYGQILGYAMRRCDSPEDAADVVAETFEIAWRKVEDLPSGEQARLWLYGVARNVLANHRRGRLRRHTHQTALREDIADRYARTPSPEEHVELGAIGRVFRELSDDDRELLSLVVWEGLDAGEIARVLGGSRNAVRIRLHRARRRFSRGLAAAGVESIPMGRDMRLTTGRSL, from the coding sequence ATGGGTGACGACCGAAGAATCCTGTTCGAGAGGGTCTATCTCGATACTTATGGACAGATCCTCGGCTACGCGATGCGCCGCTGCGACTCTCCGGAGGACGCGGCGGACGTGGTGGCCGAGACGTTCGAGATCGCGTGGCGGAAGGTCGAGGACCTGCCGTCCGGCGAACAGGCCAGGCTCTGGCTGTACGGCGTGGCACGCAACGTCCTCGCCAACCATCGCCGGGGCCGGCTCCGCCGTCACACCCACCAGACGGCGCTGCGCGAGGACATCGCCGATCGCTACGCCCGGACGCCCTCGCCCGAAGAACACGTGGAACTCGGCGCGATAGGCCGCGTTTTCCGTGAGCTGTCCGACGACGATCGCGAGCTGCTGTCGCTCGTCGTCTGGGAGGGCCTGGACGCCGGGGAGATCGCACGCGTCCTGGGCGGCTCCCGCAACGCCGTACGCATCCGGCTGCACCGTGCCCGCAGGCGCTTCTCGCGCGGGCTTGCGGCGGCGGGCGTCGAATCCATTCCGATGGGCCGGGACATGCGGCTCACGACGGGGAGGTCACTGTGA
- a CDS encoding bifunctional MaoC family dehydratase N-terminal/OB-fold nucleic acid binding domain-containing protein yields the protein MSAADGPGFHDLLLALAERQAAVGEVRGVAAADPVNLPMIRHWVAAMGDANPLYTDAEAAADSVHGEIVAPPAMVQVWNMPGVGGRDEQESSPIGDVLGTLDAGGYTGVVATNCEQTYRRYLRLGERLVPATRFTGLSGPKRTALGEGYFVTWNITWYSRDEPVAHMLFRILKFRPREQKTSPGIREPYPLRPAVNGDTAFFWEGVAKGELRIQSCADCGELRHPPGPVCPSCRSANRTHLVAGGEGELYSYVVHHNPPVPGLKAPFVVAVVELPEGVRIVGNVVDCPPEEVGIGMPLRVTYRQMDDELILPMWAPRET from the coding sequence ATGAGCGCGGCGGACGGTCCCGGCTTCCACGACCTGCTCCTGGCCCTGGCCGAGCGTCAGGCGGCGGTCGGCGAGGTTCGGGGCGTCGCGGCGGCGGACCCGGTGAACCTCCCGATGATCCGGCACTGGGTCGCCGCCATGGGCGACGCCAACCCGCTCTACACCGACGCAGAGGCGGCGGCGGACAGCGTGCACGGCGAGATCGTGGCGCCTCCGGCGATGGTCCAGGTCTGGAACATGCCCGGCGTGGGCGGGAGGGACGAGCAGGAGAGCAGCCCGATCGGCGACGTGCTCGGGACGTTGGACGCGGGCGGCTACACCGGCGTGGTCGCGACCAACTGCGAGCAGACCTACCGGCGCTACCTGCGGCTCGGCGAGCGGCTGGTCCCGGCCACCCGGTTCACCGGGCTCTCCGGGCCCAAGAGGACGGCGCTCGGCGAGGGCTACTTCGTCACCTGGAACATCACCTGGTACTCCCGGGACGAACCGGTGGCCCACATGCTGTTCCGGATACTGAAATTTCGTCCGCGGGAGCAGAAAACCAGCCCCGGCATCCGCGAGCCGTACCCGCTGCGGCCCGCGGTCAACGGAGACACCGCGTTCTTCTGGGAAGGTGTCGCCAAGGGGGAGCTACGGATCCAGAGCTGCGCGGACTGCGGCGAACTCCGGCACCCCCCGGGCCCGGTCTGCCCGTCGTGCCGTTCGGCCAACCGGACGCACCTCGTCGCCGGCGGCGAAGGCGAGCTCTACAGCTACGTCGTGCACCACAACCCCCCGGTTCCGGGGTTGAAAGCGCCTTTTGTGGTCGCTGTGGTGGAGCTGCCGGAAGGTGTGCGGATCGTGGGCAATGTCGTGGACTGCCCGCCTGAAGAAGTGGGTATCGGTATGCCGTTGCGTGTGACCTACCGCCAGATGGACGACGAGCTGATCCTGCCGATGTGGGCCCCCCGGGAGACATGA
- a CDS encoding MFS transporter, producing the protein MKLISGGRRVAGNDESTTPRTTGTKEGTPSFALPRGVTLLFAIAGGTAVANVYFAQPLLVTLGRDFAISPATLGAVVTLTQLGYGLGLFFIVPLGDLVDRRRLIVMQLLLLAAALTVVGTATIAALLLAGMAAVGLLAVVTQTLVAFAASLAPPAQRGRVVGLVTSGVVTGILLARTVSGLLADLAGWRSVYLTSVALTCALALALHHVLPPRDTAAPSMNYGQLLRSTLTLFAQERLLRLRALLALLIFAAFSTLWSCVALPLSAPPLSLSHTAIGAFGLVGAAGALAATAAGRLNDRGLSQRTTGIGLALLVASWLPLTFARQSLWALAVGVIVLDLAVQAVHVTNQSLIYTLRPDAGSRLIGGYMVFYSLGSALGAIASTALYAVAGWGAVCALGAAISCLALLLWAGTRRRTPASAAAD; encoded by the coding sequence ATGAAACTAATCTCCGGAGGGCGCCGAGTGGCCGGCAACGACGAGAGCACGACACCGAGGACCACGGGCACGAAGGAGGGGACTCCCAGCTTCGCGCTACCCCGAGGCGTCACCCTGCTCTTCGCCATCGCCGGCGGGACCGCGGTGGCCAACGTCTACTTCGCGCAGCCCCTCCTGGTGACACTGGGCCGTGACTTCGCGATCAGCCCGGCGACACTCGGTGCCGTCGTCACCCTCACACAACTTGGTTACGGGCTGGGACTCTTCTTCATCGTGCCGCTGGGCGACCTGGTCGACCGCAGACGCCTCATCGTGATGCAGTTGCTCCTGCTGGCAGCGGCGCTGACGGTGGTCGGCACCGCCACCATCGCGGCGCTCCTGCTTGCGGGTATGGCCGCTGTGGGACTCCTCGCGGTGGTGACCCAGACGTTGGTGGCCTTCGCTGCTTCGCTCGCCCCACCGGCGCAACGCGGACGCGTCGTCGGCCTCGTGACCAGCGGTGTGGTCACCGGCATCCTGCTTGCCCGCACCGTATCCGGCCTCCTGGCCGACCTCGCCGGCTGGCGCTCCGTCTACCTCACCTCGGTGGCCCTCACCTGCGCGCTCGCCCTGGCACTGCACCATGTCCTGCCGCCCCGCGACACCGCTGCACCGTCCATGAACTACGGACAGCTCTTGCGCTCCACGCTCACCCTGTTCGCACAGGAGCGCCTCCTTCGGCTCCGTGCCCTGCTCGCCCTGCTCATCTTCGCCGCCTTCAGCACCCTGTGGAGCTGTGTCGCGCTGCCGCTGAGCGCGCCTCCGCTGTCTCTGTCCCACACGGCAATCGGCGCGTTCGGACTGGTGGGAGCCGCGGGCGCCCTGGCTGCGACCGCAGCCGGCCGCCTAAACGATCGCGGGCTCTCCCAGCGGACCACCGGCATCGGCCTGGCCCTGCTCGTCGCCTCGTGGCTGCCCCTGACCTTCGCCCGACAGTCACTATGGGCACTGGCGGTCGGCGTGATCGTCCTCGACCTCGCCGTGCAGGCGGTCCACGTCACCAACCAGAGCCTGATCTACACACTTCGCCCGGACGCGGGCAGCCGACTGATCGGCGGCTACATGGTCTTCTACTCGCTCGGCAGCGCCCTTGGAGCCATCGCCTCGACCGCCCTCTACGCGGTGGCCGGCTGGGGTGCCGTGTGCGCGCTGGGCGCCGCGATCAGCTGTCTCGCGCTCCTGCTGTGGGCAGGCACCCGGCGCCGTACCCCGGCCTCGGCCGCGGCAGATTGA
- a CDS encoding helix-turn-helix domain-containing protein yields MLETVGLDPLEERVYRFLVTAAEAGVADLVAELDLDTGAVETVLRSMEARGLVRTASGETAAPAERRFTAAAPDIVLGARLLRQQQSLDWARRTVEQLAEEYRGNARRRDADRLVEVLPNRIAMREQLEHLQKNAREEVLCFCRGRAIVMHATENDAELDALRRGAVYRVIYERGLLEEPGMQANVAYGVKLGENARALPRLPVRLMVVDREIGLMPLVRHAGMSEPTAALIRGGELLEVLIALFESYWDRATPLRIAEDGALTEGTHPCPLNSDDLYLLSLLVAGVPDKSIASQLGLSQRTVQRRLSHIMELAGVQTRMQLAWHAARERWL; encoded by the coding sequence ATGCTGGAAACGGTCGGGCTTGATCCGCTGGAGGAACGCGTCTACCGGTTCCTGGTGACGGCGGCCGAGGCGGGCGTCGCCGATCTCGTCGCGGAGCTGGACCTCGACACCGGAGCGGTCGAGACGGTGCTGCGGTCCATGGAGGCCAGAGGCCTGGTCCGGACGGCCTCCGGGGAGACGGCCGCCCCGGCGGAGCGGCGCTTCACCGCGGCGGCCCCCGACATCGTGCTGGGCGCCCGGCTGCTGCGCCAGCAGCAGTCGCTCGACTGGGCGCGGCGCACGGTGGAGCAACTGGCCGAGGAGTACCGGGGCAACGCCCGCCGCCGCGACGCCGACCGGCTCGTCGAGGTGCTCCCCAACCGGATCGCGATGCGCGAGCAGCTCGAACACCTGCAGAAGAACGCCCGCGAGGAGGTCCTCTGTTTCTGCCGGGGACGCGCGATCGTGATGCACGCGACCGAGAACGACGCGGAACTGGACGCGCTGCGCCGCGGGGCGGTCTATCGGGTGATCTACGAGCGCGGCCTGCTGGAGGAGCCGGGGATGCAGGCCAACGTGGCCTACGGCGTCAAGCTGGGAGAGAACGCCCGAGCCCTGCCCCGGCTGCCGGTCCGGCTGATGGTCGTGGACCGGGAGATCGGCCTGATGCCGCTGGTACGGCATGCCGGGATGTCGGAGCCGACGGCCGCGTTGATACGGGGCGGCGAGCTGCTGGAGGTGCTGATCGCGCTGTTCGAGAGCTACTGGGACCGGGCGACGCCGCTGCGGATCGCCGAGGACGGCGCCCTCACCGAGGGAACCCATCCCTGCCCGCTGAACTCCGACGACCTGTACCTGCTGTCGCTGCTGGTCGCCGGGGTGCCGGACAAGTCGATCGCCAGCCAGCTCGGGCTCAGCCAGCGGACCGTGCAGCGGCGCCTCTCGCACATCATGGAACTCGCCGGCGTGCAGACCAGGATGCAGCTCGCCTGGCACGCCGCCCGGGAACGCTGGCTCTAG
- a CDS encoding winged helix-turn-helix transcriptional regulator, producing the protein MVRRTRFNDSDCPVARSVDAIGDWWSLLIVRDAFDGSRRFGEFQRSLGVAKNILSTRLRVLVAGGILDVVPASDGSSYHEYVLTPKGKDLFPVIVALRQWGEGHFFEPDEPHSEMIDRQRRRPLRVLEVRSADGRRLDPDDTIVNKVNQPRTPTGTRPE; encoded by the coding sequence ATGGTGAGGCGGACGCGTTTCAATGACAGTGACTGTCCCGTCGCGCGATCAGTCGACGCGATCGGTGACTGGTGGTCCTTGTTGATCGTGCGGGACGCGTTTGACGGCAGCCGCCGCTTCGGAGAGTTCCAACGCAGCCTCGGCGTCGCCAAGAACATCCTCAGCACGCGTCTGCGCGTCTTGGTCGCCGGCGGCATCCTCGACGTCGTCCCGGCCTCCGACGGCAGTTCCTACCACGAGTACGTTCTGACGCCGAAGGGAAAAGACCTCTTCCCTGTCATCGTGGCGCTGCGGCAGTGGGGCGAAGGACACTTCTTCGAGCCCGATGAACCGCATTCGGAGATGATCGACCGCCAGCGCAGGCGGCCCTTGCGCGTGCTAGAGGTCCGCTCCGCAGACGGACGACGGCTCGACCCCGATGACACCATTGTCAACAAGGTCAATCAGCCCAGAACGCCGACCGGGACAAGGCCCGAGTAG
- a CDS encoding acyl-CoA dehydrogenase family protein: protein MLIDLTPEQKRLRDGLRDYFQACLTAEDRERISADPFGHAYMEHCRALGRDGKLGLGWPEEYGGGGYGPLEQQIFANEIARAEVPYPIITVQTVGPTLMQYGTAAQKEFFLPRILAGECHFAIGYSEPGAGTDLASLRTTAVRDGDHYVVNGQKIFTSGAHYSQYIWLAARTDPDAKKHRGITMMIVDCADPGFSWTPITTMDGRHHTNSTYYADVRVPVDMVVGEENKGWDLIVNQLNHERVTLGPAGNLAHTYDRFLRWARNTGLVEEPAVRRALGRVYACFRTNELLNWQVAANMDLGWLGAPDASATKIYGSERMQEVGRVVGDVLARFGDPDDPETADFVARLDRGVKGAIVLTFGGGVNEVQRELIAMLGLSLPRPPR from the coding sequence ATGCTGATCGACCTGACCCCCGAGCAGAAGCGGCTCCGCGACGGACTGCGCGACTACTTCCAGGCCTGCCTGACCGCCGAGGACCGCGAGCGGATCTCCGCCGACCCGTTCGGCCACGCCTACATGGAACACTGCCGCGCCCTCGGCCGCGACGGCAAGCTCGGGCTGGGCTGGCCGGAGGAGTACGGCGGCGGCGGGTACGGCCCGCTGGAGCAGCAGATCTTCGCCAACGAGATCGCCCGCGCCGAGGTGCCCTACCCGATCATCACGGTGCAGACCGTCGGCCCGACCCTCATGCAGTACGGCACGGCGGCGCAGAAGGAGTTCTTCCTGCCGCGCATCCTGGCGGGGGAGTGCCACTTCGCGATCGGCTACAGCGAGCCCGGGGCGGGCACCGACCTGGCGTCCCTGCGCACCACCGCGGTCCGCGACGGCGACCACTACGTCGTCAACGGCCAGAAGATCTTCACGTCGGGGGCGCACTACTCCCAGTACATCTGGCTGGCCGCCCGCACCGACCCGGACGCCAAGAAGCACCGCGGCATCACGATGATGATCGTCGACTGTGCCGACCCGGGCTTCTCGTGGACCCCGATCACCACCATGGACGGGCGTCACCACACCAACTCCACCTACTACGCCGACGTGCGCGTGCCGGTGGACATGGTGGTGGGCGAGGAGAACAAGGGCTGGGACCTGATCGTCAACCAGCTCAACCACGAACGGGTCACGCTGGGTCCGGCGGGCAACCTCGCCCACACCTACGACAGGTTCCTGCGCTGGGCCCGCAACACCGGTCTCGTCGAGGAGCCCGCCGTGCGGCGCGCGCTCGGCCGGGTCTACGCCTGCTTCCGGACCAACGAGCTGCTGAACTGGCAGGTCGCGGCCAACATGGACCTGGGCTGGCTGGGCGCCCCCGACGCCTCGGCCACCAAGATCTACGGTTCGGAGCGGATGCAGGAGGTCGGCAGGGTCGTCGGCGACGTCCTGGCCCGCTTCGGCGACCCGGACGACCCGGAGACGGCCGACTTCGTCGCCCGGCTCGACCGCGGCGTCAAGGGCGCGATCGTGCTCACCTTCGGCGGCGGCGTCAACGAGGTCCAGCGCGAGCTCATCGCGATGCTCGGCCTGAGCCTGCCGAGGCCGCCCCGATGA
- a CDS encoding MaoC/PaaZ C-terminal domain-containing protein, translating to MMRTLTEDQVEVGSLLPDLVIELSPTVIVSTALATMDFTPVHHDVEGARAQGSKDIFLNILTTMGLVERYVTDWAGPEALIRGINVKLGVPAYAGDTLTFTGTVVACEDGEFTVEVCGKVSLGDHASGTVRFALPDH from the coding sequence ATGATGCGGACACTTACCGAAGATCAGGTGGAGGTCGGGTCTCTTCTCCCCGATCTCGTGATCGAGCTCAGCCCCACCGTGATCGTCTCGACGGCGCTGGCCACGATGGACTTCACCCCGGTCCACCACGACGTCGAGGGCGCCCGCGCGCAGGGATCGAAGGACATCTTCCTCAACATCCTGACCACGATGGGCCTCGTCGAACGCTATGTCACCGACTGGGCGGGCCCCGAGGCGCTGATCCGCGGCATCAACGTCAAGCTCGGCGTCCCCGCCTACGCGGGGGACACGCTCACCTTCACCGGCACCGTCGTCGCGTGCGAGGACGGTGAGTTCACGGTCGAGGTCTGCGGCAAGGTGAGCCTCGGCGACCACGCCTCCGGCACCGTCCGGTTCGCCCTGCCCGACCACTGA
- a CDS encoding S8 family peptidase, translating into MHWLARLTATGAVFSLLALPALPAGAGAAPAPPAAPALHRVTLITGDVVTVRQAAAGKWAVTVDPAKGREKMAFTTHEIDGKLQVLPGDMAPYLAGNLVDKALFSVSDLIEQGYDDASSPALPLLLAYDKDAGTGARTTAALPGARPGTELKSIGARAVGADKGELAAFWKAVEETPSARSTKPRLAPGIRKIWLDAKVTADLERSVPQIGAPDAWKSGFDGEGVKVAVLDTGADENHPDLAGKIADRHNFTADPSTQDGHGHGTHVASTIAGLGAASDGRRKGVAPGAQLIVGKVLDNDGSGLYSQIIEGMEWAATSGADVVNMSLGGEATDGADPVSIALNTLTEQTGTLFVVAAGNAGEEYSVGTPGAATSALTVGAVGADEALAPFSSRGPRLDGGAKPDITAPGVAIVAARAEGTSMGAPADERYTAASGTSMATPHVAGAAAILKQRHPDWKASKLKDALISTARTARDLTVYEQGGGRVDVARAVRQDVTATGVLDLGTHQDGGSTDLSGTVAYTNSAQTPVSLTLTATLNNLDGDAPAQDALTLGSASVTVGAGATVTVPVSADPAKLAYGRHSGHLTAVTADGSVSLQTTLALTKSPRTRKVHISAIGKDGKPSSMSNIFMFGPGRQDNLLTYIMPWEAEEGKTFEIPEGAYFAQGHFGEERSGSHIIDIKIDVPEFQVNDDVELVFDARKTRPIVIRTPQPVVQDGISTFSSYRDTGSRKISSSFMNFPSVEELHVAETQPVRRGTFEFTSRWQYGAPRLSSRVNGFTGPLDLVPAGRSPELNGRYRWELVNGGHGAPEELGGLDLRGRAVILSTVSDGDPRWDEMIAAAAEAGAVAAVIVQAADDPPWQYWSPVMDRHAIPAATISYEQGQKLLKRVHEGRAVLDVTANMATPYIYDISQVSKGRIPEQIVYEVNASNLARVDTGYHETGGFGWAKEQRFAWRPWQVFANEGQRWVRTGSERVEYVTSGDTEWEHVAQHMFTWETMLPLSPGLTGGLRSYAAGQKVGERWFGPVVRPAVPPGRPEFTPTRTGDTLKLDIPEFVDAAGHYGYAFTSDEEDTVSARFYRDGALVEEPRQAVGNFPAVPGKATYRMELSTKRSSEEWTYATETSTAWTFGSARPKSGSEPLPLLGVDYTVPADLNGRVRRTLPVPLDFSVRSTAPGLALRQVTAELSYDDGKSWKRLVLLPRGRDRYSTLVSHQASRGQYVSLRVTAKDAAGNAVEQTVLRAYGVK; encoded by the coding sequence ATGCACTGGCTTGCCCGTCTCACCGCCACCGGAGCGGTGTTCTCCCTCCTCGCCCTGCCGGCGTTGCCGGCCGGGGCCGGGGCCGCTCCCGCCCCACCCGCGGCCCCCGCCCTCCACCGGGTCACCCTGATCACCGGGGACGTGGTGACCGTCCGTCAGGCCGCGGCCGGCAAGTGGGCCGTCACGGTCGATCCCGCCAAGGGCCGGGAGAAGATGGCGTTCACCACCCACGAGATCGACGGGAAGCTGCAGGTGCTCCCCGGCGACATGGCCCCGTACCTGGCCGGAAACCTGGTCGACAAGGCACTCTTCTCGGTCAGCGACCTGATCGAGCAGGGATACGACGACGCGAGCAGCCCCGCACTGCCGCTGCTGCTCGCCTATGACAAGGACGCCGGCACGGGCGCGCGGACGACGGCCGCCCTGCCCGGCGCCAGGCCGGGGACCGAACTGAAGAGCATCGGCGCGCGGGCGGTGGGCGCCGACAAGGGTGAGCTGGCCGCCTTCTGGAAGGCCGTCGAAGAGACGCCCTCGGCCCGCTCCACCAAGCCCCGGCTCGCCCCCGGAATCAGGAAGATCTGGCTGGACGCCAAGGTCACAGCGGACCTGGAGCGCAGCGTTCCGCAGATCGGCGCGCCCGACGCCTGGAAGAGCGGGTTCGACGGCGAGGGCGTCAAGGTCGCCGTCCTGGACACCGGCGCCGATGAGAACCATCCCGACCTCGCCGGAAAGATCGCCGACAGGCACAACTTCACCGCCGACCCCTCGACCCAGGACGGTCACGGGCACGGCACCCACGTCGCCTCCACCATCGCGGGCCTCGGAGCGGCCTCCGACGGCCGTCGCAAGGGCGTGGCCCCCGGCGCCCAGCTGATCGTCGGCAAGGTGCTGGACAACGACGGCTCGGGCCTGTACTCGCAGATCATCGAGGGAATGGAGTGGGCCGCGACGTCCGGCGCCGACGTCGTCAACATGAGCCTCGGCGGTGAGGCGACGGACGGCGCCGACCCCGTCAGCATCGCCCTGAACACACTGACCGAGCAGACCGGCACCCTCTTCGTCGTCGCGGCCGGCAACGCGGGAGAGGAGTACTCCGTCGGCACCCCCGGCGCCGCGACGTCGGCGCTGACCGTCGGCGCGGTCGGCGCCGACGAGGCGCTCGCCCCCTTCTCCAGCCGTGGCCCGCGCCTCGACGGAGGCGCCAAACCGGACATCACCGCCCCGGGAGTGGCGATCGTGGCCGCGCGGGCCGAGGGCACCTCGATGGGCGCACCCGCCGACGAGCGCTACACCGCCGCGTCCGGGACCTCGATGGCGACCCCCCACGTGGCCGGCGCCGCCGCGATCCTCAAGCAGCGGCACCCGGACTGGAAGGCCTCGAAGCTCAAGGACGCCCTGATCTCGACCGCCAGGACGGCGCGGGACCTGACCGTCTACGAGCAGGGCGGCGGGCGGGTGGACGTCGCGCGTGCCGTACGGCAGGACGTCACGGCCACCGGCGTGCTCGACCTGGGCACCCACCAGGACGGCGGCTCCACGGACCTCTCCGGGACCGTCGCCTACACCAACTCCGCCCAGACACCCGTCTCCCTGACCCTGACCGCCACCCTGAACAACCTGGACGGCGACGCCCCCGCGCAGGACGCGCTCACCCTGGGGTCGGCGTCGGTCACCGTCGGCGCCGGCGCCACGGTCACGGTCCCGGTGAGCGCCGACCCGGCGAAGCTGGCGTACGGCCGGCACTCCGGTCACCTCACCGCAGTCACCGCGGACGGCTCGGTCTCCCTGCAGACCACGCTGGCGCTCACCAAGAGTCCCCGTACCCGCAAGGTGCACATCAGCGCCATCGGCAAGGACGGCAAGCCCTCGAGCATGAGCAACATCTTCATGTTCGGCCCCGGCCGGCAGGACAACCTCCTCACCTACATCATGCCGTGGGAGGCCGAGGAGGGGAAAACCTTCGAAATCCCCGAGGGCGCCTACTTCGCGCAGGGCCACTTCGGCGAGGAGCGGTCGGGCTCGCACATCATCGACATCAAGATCGACGTCCCCGAGTTCCAGGTGAACGACGACGTGGAGCTGGTGTTCGACGCGCGGAAGACACGGCCGATCGTGATCAGGACGCCGCAGCCGGTGGTCCAGGACGGCATCTCCACGTTCTCCAGCTACCGCGACACCGGATCCCGGAAGATCTCCTCGTCGTTCATGAACTTCCCCTCGGTCGAAGAGCTGCACGTGGCCGAGACGCAGCCGGTCCGCCGGGGCACCTTCGAGTTCACCTCTCGCTGGCAGTACGGCGCGCCGAGACTGTCCTCACGGGTGAACGGCTTCACGGGGCCGCTGGACCTCGTCCCGGCGGGGAGGTCACCGGAGCTGAACGGCAGGTATCGCTGGGAGCTCGTCAACGGCGGTCACGGCGCCCCCGAGGAGCTCGGCGGTCTCGACCTGCGCGGCCGGGCGGTCATCCTGTCGACCGTCTCGGACGGCGACCCCCGATGGGACGAGATGATCGCCGCCGCCGCCGAGGCGGGCGCCGTGGCCGCCGTCATCGTGCAGGCCGCCGACGACCCCCCGTGGCAGTACTGGTCGCCGGTCATGGACAGGCACGCGATCCCGGCCGCCACGATCTCCTACGAGCAGGGACAGAAACTGCTCAAGAGAGTCCACGAGGGTCGGGCCGTCCTCGACGTGACCGCAAACATGGCCACCCCCTACATCTACGACATCTCACAGGTCTCCAAGGGCCGGATCCCGGAGCAGATCGTCTACGAGGTCAACGCCTCCAACCTGGCCCGCGTGGACACCGGCTACCACGAGACCGGCGGCTTCGGCTGGGCCAAGGAGCAGCGGTTCGCCTGGCGGCCGTGGCAGGTCTTCGCCAACGAGGGACAGCGGTGGGTCCGCACGGGGTCCGAGCGCGTCGAGTACGTCACCTCGGGCGACACCGAGTGGGAGCACGTGGCGCAGCACATGTTCACCTGGGAGACGATGCTCCCGCTCTCCCCCGGGCTCACCGGCGGGCTGCGCAGCTACGCCGCAGGCCAGAAAGTCGGCGAGCGGTGGTTCGGCCCCGTCGTGCGGCCGGCGGTTCCGCCGGGCAGGCCGGAGTTCACCCCGACCCGGACGGGGGACACGCTGAAGCTCGACATCCCCGAGTTCGTCGACGCCGCCGGGCACTACGGCTACGCGTTCACCTCCGACGAGGAAGACACGGTCTCCGCCCGCTTCTACCGTGACGGCGCGCTCGTCGAGGAGCCACGGCAGGCCGTGGGGAACTTCCCTGCCGTTCCCGGGAAGGCCACGTACCGGATGGAGCTGTCCACCAAACGCTCGTCGGAGGAGTGGACGTACGCCACCGAGACCAGCACGGCATGGACGTTCGGCTCCGCCCGTCCGAAGTCCGGCTCCGAACCGCTGCCGCTGCTCGGCGTCGACTACACCGTGCCCGCCGACCTGAACGGCCGGGTTCGCCGGACGCTGCCGGTCCCGCTGGACTTCAGCGTGCGGAGCACCGCGCCCGGCCTCGCCCTGCGACAGGTCACGGCCGAGCTCTCCTACGACGACGGAAAGAGCTGGAAGCGCCTGGTGCTGCTGCCCCGCGGCAGGGACCGCTACTCCACCCTGGTCTCCCACCAGGCGAGCAGGGGACAGTACGTCTCGCTGCGGGTCACCGCGAAGGACGCCGCCGGGAACGCGGTCGAGCAGACCGTGCTCCGCGCCTACGGCGTGAAGTAG